The following coding sequences are from one Oryzias melastigma strain HK-1 linkage group LG20, ASM292280v2, whole genome shotgun sequence window:
- the myca gene encoding transcriptional regulator Myc-A isoform X2 yields MPLNSSLASKNYDYDYDSLQPYFYCDNEEEDFYPQQPQPPAPSEDIWKKFELLPTPPLSPSRRPSLSSLFPSTADQLEMVTEFLGDDVVNQSIICDSDYSQTFLKSIIIQDCMWSGFSATAKLKKVVSERLASLHAARKDTPAAEEECADPAGSGAAWKLNSSYLQDLNTSAAECIDPSVVFPYPVAETPKQGPGTPPGKDLGLDTPPNSGSSSSCSDSDDDDEDEEEEEEEEEDEDQEEEEIDVVTVEKRQAVKRCEPSPLETRHHSPLVLKRCHVSTHQHNYAAHPSMRHEQRAVKRLKLESSSGGGGSSSSSHGRVLKQISSNRKCSSPRTSDTEDYDKRRTHNVLERQRRNELKLSFFALRDEIPEVANNEKAAKVVILKKATECIYSMQSDEQRLISFKEQLRRKSELLKQRLAQLQASRA; encoded by the exons ATGCCGCTGAATTCGAGTTTGGCGAGTAAAAATTATGACTACGACTACGACTCCCTCCAGCCCTATTTCTACTGCGATAACGAGGAGGAGGATTTCTACCCGCAGCAGCCTCAGCCTCCGGCACCGAGCGAAGACATCTGGAAAAAATTTGAACTGCTGCCGACCCCTCCCCTCTCGCCGAGCCGCCGGCCGTCCCTGTCCAGCCTCTTCCCCTCCACGGCGGATCAGCTGGAGATGGTGACGGAGTTCCTCGGCGACGACGTGGTCAACCAGAGCATCATCTGCGACTCCGACTACTCGCAGACCTTCCTCAAGTCCATCATCATCCAGGACTGCATGTGGAGCGGCTTCTCCGCCACGGCCAAGCTGAAGAAGGTGGTCTCCGAGCGGCTGGCGTCGCTGCACGCCGCGCGGAAGGACACACCGGCGGCGGAGGAGGAGTGCGCCGACCCCGCCGGGAGTGGCGCGGCGTGGAAGCTCAACAGCAGCTACCTGCAGGATCTGAACACGTCCGCGGCGGAGTGCATCGACCCGTCCGTGGTGTTCCCGTACCCGGTGGCGGAGACGCCCAAGCAGGGTCCGGGGACGCCCCCCGGGAAGGACCTGGGGCTGGACACGCCGCCCaacagcggcagcagcagcagctgtagTGACTCAG atgatgatgatgaggatgaagaggaggaggaggaagaagaagaggatgaggaccaggaggaagaggagattGATGTGGTGACGGTGGAGAAGAGGCAGGCTGTGAAACGCTGTGAACCCAGCCCGCTGGAGACCAGGCATCACAGCCCACTGGTGCTGAAGCGCTGCCACGTCTCCACCCATCAGCATAATTATGCCGCCCATCCATCCATGAGGCACGAGCAGCGGGCTGTcaaaaggctgaagctggagagcagcagtggaggaggaggaagcagcagcagcagtcacgGAAGGGTCCTCAAACAAATCAGCAGCAACCGCAAGTGTTCGAGTCCCAGGACGTCTGACACCGAGGACTATGACAAAAGGAGGACTCATAACGTTCTGGAGCGCCAGAGGAGGAACGAGCTCAAGTTGAGCTTCTTCGCGCTGCGAGACGAGATCCCGGAGGTGGCCAACAACGAGAAGGCGGCCAAGGTGGTGATCCTGAAGAAGGCGACGGAGTGCATCTACAGCATGCAGTCGGACGAACAGAGACTCATCTCATTCAAGGAGCAACTGAGGAGGAAAAGTGAACTTTTGAAGCAGAGACTGGCACAGCTGCAGGCCTCTCGAGCTTAA
- the myca gene encoding transcriptional regulator Myc-A isoform X1: MPLNSSLASKNYDYDYDSLQPYFYCDNEEEDFYPQQPQPPAPSEDIWKKFELLPTPPLSPSRRPSLSSLFPSTADQLEMVTEFLGDDVVNQSIICDSDYSQTFLKSIIIQDCMWSGFSATAKLKKVVSERLASLHAARKDTPAAEEECADPAGSGAAWKLNSSYLQDLNTSAAECIDPSVVFPYPVAETPKQGPGTPPGKDLGLDTPPNSGSSSSCSDSEDDDDEDEEEEEEEEEDEDQEEEEIDVVTVEKRQAVKRCEPSPLETRHHSPLVLKRCHVSTHQHNYAAHPSMRHEQRAVKRLKLESSSGGGGSSSSSHGRVLKQISSNRKCSSPRTSDTEDYDKRRTHNVLERQRRNELKLSFFALRDEIPEVANNEKAAKVVILKKATECIYSMQSDEQRLISFKEQLRRKSELLKQRLAQLQASRA, translated from the exons ATGCCGCTGAATTCGAGTTTGGCGAGTAAAAATTATGACTACGACTACGACTCCCTCCAGCCCTATTTCTACTGCGATAACGAGGAGGAGGATTTCTACCCGCAGCAGCCTCAGCCTCCGGCACCGAGCGAAGACATCTGGAAAAAATTTGAACTGCTGCCGACCCCTCCCCTCTCGCCGAGCCGCCGGCCGTCCCTGTCCAGCCTCTTCCCCTCCACGGCGGATCAGCTGGAGATGGTGACGGAGTTCCTCGGCGACGACGTGGTCAACCAGAGCATCATCTGCGACTCCGACTACTCGCAGACCTTCCTCAAGTCCATCATCATCCAGGACTGCATGTGGAGCGGCTTCTCCGCCACGGCCAAGCTGAAGAAGGTGGTCTCCGAGCGGCTGGCGTCGCTGCACGCCGCGCGGAAGGACACACCGGCGGCGGAGGAGGAGTGCGCCGACCCCGCCGGGAGTGGCGCGGCGTGGAAGCTCAACAGCAGCTACCTGCAGGATCTGAACACGTCCGCGGCGGAGTGCATCGACCCGTCCGTGGTGTTCCCGTACCCGGTGGCGGAGACGCCCAAGCAGGGTCCGGGGACGCCCCCCGGGAAGGACCTGGGGCTGGACACGCCGCCCaacagcggcagcagcagcagctgtagTGACTCAG aagatgatgatgatgaggatgaagaggaggaggaggaagaagaagaggatgaggaccaggaggaagaggagattGATGTGGTGACGGTGGAGAAGAGGCAGGCTGTGAAACGCTGTGAACCCAGCCCGCTGGAGACCAGGCATCACAGCCCACTGGTGCTGAAGCGCTGCCACGTCTCCACCCATCAGCATAATTATGCCGCCCATCCATCCATGAGGCACGAGCAGCGGGCTGTcaaaaggctgaagctggagagcagcagtggaggaggaggaagcagcagcagcagtcacgGAAGGGTCCTCAAACAAATCAGCAGCAACCGCAAGTGTTCGAGTCCCAGGACGTCTGACACCGAGGACTATGACAAAAGGAGGACTCATAACGTTCTGGAGCGCCAGAGGAGGAACGAGCTCAAGTTGAGCTTCTTCGCGCTGCGAGACGAGATCCCGGAGGTGGCCAACAACGAGAAGGCGGCCAAGGTGGTGATCCTGAAGAAGGCGACGGAGTGCATCTACAGCATGCAGTCGGACGAACAGAGACTCATCTCATTCAAGGAGCAACTGAGGAGGAAAAGTGAACTTTTGAAGCAGAGACTGGCACAGCTGCAGGCCTCTCGAGCTTAA